A single Sphingobacteriales bacterium DNA region contains:
- a CDS encoding OmpH family outer membrane protein — MKKVTTILILMIAFLASTYAQKVNKFGYLNSSELLSLMPEVLKADSAIDKYSMELDQLGQQMYAEYQKKAADAQSKVEKKLLTEEQTELIAKELSDMEKRISDFQQSAQEKIQAKKEKLYAPIMMKANEGIKAVAKANGYTYVFDSGAGSILYAEESDDILPLVKSHMKLPDPKPAAAPKPATIKPN, encoded by the coding sequence ATGAAAAAAGTAACAACCATCCTTATTCTCATGATTGCATTTCTGGCAAGCACTTATGCGCAGAAAGTGAACAAATTCGGTTATCTGAACTCTTCAGAATTATTGTCATTAATGCCTGAGGTATTAAAAGCGGATTCTGCCATTGACAAATATTCAATGGAGCTGGATCAACTGGGACAGCAGATGTATGCCGAGTATCAGAAGAAAGCCGCCGATGCCCAGTCAAAAGTGGAAAAGAAATTATTAACGGAAGAACAAACGGAGTTGATTGCCAAAGAATTGTCCGACATGGAGAAAAGGATCAGTGATTTTCAACAATCCGCTCAGGAAAAAATACAGGCGAAAAAGGAAAAATTATATGCTCCCATCATGATGAAGGCAAATGAAGGTATCAAAGCCGTTGCCAAAGCAAACGGCTACACCTATGTTTTTGATTCCGGAGCAGGTTCTATATTGTATGCGGAAGAATCAGATGACATATTGCCTTTGGTAAAATCGCACATGAAACTGCCAGATCCGAAACCGGCCGCTGCGCCGAAACCGGCCACTATCAAGCCTAATTAA
- a CDS encoding OmpH family outer membrane protein, translating to MKKMLSFMLLLGATFLMQHAYAQRFAYVDTKYILEKLPDYKTAQQKLDDQAAAWQKEIDQKNETLKKMYTKYQAEEFLLTADLKKQREEEIVKAEDELKDLQKNRFGFNGDLFKKRQELVQPIQDKVFDAVQKLAQSRSYDFIFDKASANTGMLYTNPQYDVSEEVLKKLGM from the coding sequence ATGAAGAAGATGCTTTCTTTTATGCTGCTACTCGGAGCCACCTTTCTGATGCAGCATGCTTACGCGCAGCGATTCGCGTATGTGGATACAAAATACATCCTGGAAAAGTTGCCGGATTATAAGACCGCACAGCAAAAGCTGGATGATCAGGCCGCAGCCTGGCAGAAAGAAATCGACCAGAAGAATGAAACGCTGAAAAAGATGTACACCAAATATCAGGCGGAGGAATTCTTACTGACTGCCGATTTGAAGAAACAACGCGAAGAGGAGATCGTGAAGGCGGAAGACGAATTGAAAGACCTGCAGAAAAATCGATTCGGTTTTAACGGCGACCTGTTCAAGAAACGACAGGAGCTGGTACAGCCGATTCAGGATAAGGTGTTTGATGCCGTCCAGAAACTGGCGCAATCGCGTTCTTATGATTTCATATTCGATAAGGCATCCGCTAATACGGGCATGCTGTATACCAATCCGCAGTATGATGTTAGCGAAGAGGTGCTTAAAAAGTTAGGCATGTAA